One genomic region from Knoellia sp. p5-6-4 encodes:
- a CDS encoding phosphatidylinositol-specific phospholipase C/glycerophosphodiester phosphodiesterase family protein translates to MRTMTFHRIQGVILAVVLALVAVVALPGVAPATASGPDRHAVQPLERAHAHNDYEHDRPLLDALDHGFTSVEADVWLVDGQLFIGHDGPDPSRTLASTYLEPLRQRFRDNGGAIHPGWRDSLRLLIDVKSEASSTWPVIERELARYPELFTAARGGRVHERAVTAVISGNRDLVAIQAAAVRRSFYDGRLSDLESGLPSEVMPLVSDNWTKHFTWLGVGPMPEAERAKLHLIVQRAHAAGYDVRFWATPDLAGPSRDAVWSELVAADVDALNTDDLAGLQSFLLANDPEEAAAAA, encoded by the coding sequence ATGCGAACCATGACATTCCACCGCATCCAGGGCGTGATCCTCGCCGTGGTGCTTGCCCTCGTCGCCGTCGTCGCGCTGCCCGGTGTGGCCCCCGCGACGGCGAGCGGGCCCGATCGGCACGCTGTCCAGCCTCTCGAACGCGCCCATGCCCACAACGACTACGAGCACGACCGCCCGTTGCTCGATGCCCTCGACCACGGTTTCACGTCGGTCGAGGCCGATGTCTGGCTCGTGGACGGGCAGCTCTTCATCGGCCACGACGGGCCGGACCCGTCGAGGACCCTGGCGAGCACCTACCTCGAGCCGCTGCGGCAGCGGTTCCGCGACAACGGTGGCGCGATCCACCCGGGCTGGCGCGACTCGCTCCGCCTCCTGATCGACGTCAAGAGCGAGGCCTCCTCGACCTGGCCCGTGATCGAACGGGAGCTGGCCCGATACCCGGAGCTGTTCACCGCCGCCCGGGGCGGCCGCGTCCACGAGCGGGCCGTGACGGCGGTGATCTCGGGCAACCGCGACCTCGTGGCGATCCAGGCTGCGGCGGTGCGTCGCTCGTTCTACGACGGTCGGCTCTCCGACCTCGAGTCCGGGCTGCCGTCGGAAGTCATGCCGCTCGTGAGCGACAACTGGACCAAGCACTTCACGTGGCTCGGTGTCGGCCCGATGCCTGAGGCCGAGCGCGCCAAGCTCCACCTGATCGTGCAGCGCGCCCACGCCGCCGGCTACGACGTCCGCTTCTGGGCCACCCCCGACCTGGCTGGTCCGTCGCGGGACGCGGTGTGGTCCGAGCTCGTCGCCGCCGACGTCGATGCCCTCAACACCGACGACCTTGCGGGCCTGCAGTCCTTCCTGCTCGCCAACGACCCGGAGGAGGCCGCTGCCGCGGCATGA
- a CDS encoding secondary thiamine-phosphate synthase enzyme YjbQ, with amino-acid sequence MHTETTSYRTGTEDVVLDITDDCGRFVAGRGDGLLHVFVPHATAGLAILETGAGSDDDLLSALRDLLPADDRWRHRHGSRGHGRSHVLPALVPPYATIPVVEGRLALGTWQSICLVDINVDNTQRDVRMSFLPG; translated from the coding sequence ATGCACACCGAGACCACGAGCTACCGGACCGGCACCGAGGACGTCGTCCTCGACATCACCGACGACTGCGGGCGCTTCGTCGCCGGGCGCGGCGACGGCCTGCTCCATGTCTTCGTGCCGCACGCCACCGCGGGGCTCGCGATCCTGGAGACCGGGGCGGGCAGCGACGACGACCTGCTGAGCGCCCTGCGGGACCTGCTGCCGGCCGACGACCGGTGGCGGCACCGCCACGGCTCCCGAGGACACGGCCGCTCCCACGTGCTGCCCGCGCTGGTGCCGCCGTACGCCACCATCCCCGTGGTGGAGGGCCGGCTCGCGCTGGGCACGTGGCAGAGCATCTGCCTGGTCGACATCAACGTCGACAACACACAGCGGGACGTCCGGATGAGCTTCCTTCCCGGGTGA
- a CDS encoding Ig-like domain-containing protein: protein MRARSLWGRVVAGAVLVAPLTGVALSAPAQALAETETYFSYASQAGDYIGQGGSGTLTAPTAFGISGTAGSVSFSADTGSQWWGVTLAAPRGQQLRTGVYQNAARAPFNDLQPGLSVSSTGRGCNTVTGSFTIHAISADTAGRITSLDAEFTQHCEGDSAALTGVVKYAAPYVVPIVLTSSNPSTVANQPVTLTARVSPGTGPVTFLDGDQVIGQASPDAASLARFTTDRLAPGAHWLYAKQGTAISARLSQTVSSGDTSLWFKSQNGDYIGQGATASYVPPTASITARGDAEYASISVDDPATGDWWTADFAAAPGETLQPGTYNNAVRAPFRGTGQPGLSVSGSGRGCNTLLGEFTVHSIGTAPDGTIASLDVSFVQHCESHPEALTGRARFRAGPTSSPVASTTSLAATATSGGQVTLSATVTGGAGTPTGQVVFTQGTKSLGTVSLDSSGRAVLVATLPIGTHPVAADYSGSPAYLPSRATSSVTVEGYATTTTLSVPKTVVKAGKPLSVSVAVSSTGSSLPTGLVRLYDGVEPVGTAATLSNGNATIVWTPVAKGQRSLTVRYAGDSQHAGSQSPPVTVRVS, encoded by the coding sequence ATGCGTGCACGTTCGCTGTGGGGTCGCGTGGTGGCGGGTGCGGTGCTGGTGGCGCCGCTGACCGGGGTCGCGCTGTCGGCGCCTGCCCAGGCGCTGGCGGAGACCGAGACCTACTTCTCGTACGCCAGCCAGGCCGGCGACTACATCGGCCAGGGCGGCAGCGGCACGCTGACCGCGCCGACGGCGTTCGGGATCAGTGGGACGGCGGGTTCGGTGAGCTTCAGCGCCGACACCGGTTCGCAGTGGTGGGGCGTCACCCTGGCCGCGCCGCGCGGACAGCAGCTCAGGACCGGCGTCTACCAGAACGCTGCACGCGCACCGTTCAACGACCTGCAGCCAGGCCTCTCGGTCAGCTCGACCGGCCGCGGGTGCAACACGGTGACCGGCAGCTTCACCATCCACGCGATCAGCGCCGACACCGCGGGTCGCATCACGTCGCTCGACGCCGAGTTCACCCAGCACTGTGAGGGCGACAGCGCGGCCCTGACGGGCGTGGTGAAGTATGCCGCTCCCTACGTCGTGCCGATCGTGCTCACCTCGTCGAACCCCAGCACCGTCGCGAACCAGCCGGTCACCCTGACCGCGCGGGTCAGCCCCGGCACCGGACCGGTGACGTTCCTCGACGGAGACCAGGTCATCGGCCAGGCCAGCCCCGACGCCGCCAGCCTGGCCCGGTTCACGACCGACCGCCTCGCCCCCGGCGCCCACTGGCTCTACGCCAAGCAGGGCACGGCCATCTCCGCTCGTCTCTCGCAGACCGTGTCGAGCGGGGACACGTCACTGTGGTTCAAGAGCCAGAACGGTGACTACATCGGGCAGGGGGCTACGGCCAGCTACGTCCCACCGACTGCCTCGATCACGGCCCGCGGCGACGCCGAGTACGCATCCATCAGCGTCGACGACCCCGCCACCGGGGACTGGTGGACGGCCGACTTCGCGGCCGCGCCCGGTGAGACGCTGCAGCCGGGGACGTACAACAACGCCGTGCGGGCGCCGTTCCGTGGGACCGGCCAGCCGGGGCTCAGCGTCTCCGGCAGCGGCCGCGGCTGCAACACCCTGCTGGGGGAGTTCACGGTGCACTCGATCGGCACGGCGCCGGACGGCACCATCGCCAGCCTCGACGTCAGCTTCGTCCAGCACTGTGAGAGCCACCCGGAGGCCCTCACCGGGCGGGCCCGGTTCCGCGCCGGCCCGACGAGCTCGCCGGTCGCCTCGACCACCTCGCTGGCCGCCACGGCCACCAGTGGGGGGCAGGTGACACTGAGCGCCACCGTCACCGGTGGGGCGGGGACCCCGACGGGGCAGGTCGTGTTCACGCAGGGCACCAAGTCCCTCGGCACGGTGAGCCTCGACAGCAGCGGACGCGCCGTCCTGGTCGCGACGCTGCCGATCGGCACCCACCCCGTGGCCGCGGACTACAGCGGCAGCCCCGCCTACCTCCCGAGCCGCGCCACCAGCTCGGTGACGGTGGAGGGGTATGCGACGACCACCACCCTGTCGGTGCCGAAGACCGTGGTGAAGGCAGGCAAGCCCCTGTCGGTCAGCGTCGCCGTGAGCTCGACCGGCAGCAGCCTGCCGACCGGTTTGGTGCGGCTCTACGACGGCGTGGAGCCCGTCGGCACCGCCGCCACGCTCAGCAACGGGAACGCGACCATCGTGTGGACGCCCGTCGCCAAGGGCCAGCGCAGCCTCACCGTCAGGTATGCCGGCGACTCCCAGCACGCGGGTTCGCAGTCACCGCCGGTGACCGTCCGGGTCAGCTGA
- a CDS encoding TSUP family transporter, translated as MTGELLLLPLGVAAGAVTQRVTGIGFALVSAPLLVLVAGPFDGIILSNILGLVVSVVVLASTWRDVEWRRGLMLALPALLAIPVGAFVARSVPGPLLLLLIGSLVLVALALVQLSPRARVLRGRGGAATAGAASGFMNVTAGVGGPAMVLYAVSTAWEHRRFVATFQFYSVIVNLASLLSKGAPDLPGPALAVSLAALALGLAGGELLSRRVPAERASRAVMVLALGGAAATVVKGLATL; from the coding sequence GTGACGGGCGAGCTGCTCCTGCTGCCCCTCGGCGTCGCCGCGGGGGCGGTCACCCAACGGGTCACGGGCATCGGCTTCGCCCTGGTCAGTGCACCGCTGCTCGTGCTCGTCGCCGGGCCCTTCGACGGCATCATCCTGTCCAACATCCTCGGACTCGTGGTCAGCGTGGTCGTCCTCGCCAGCACCTGGCGCGACGTCGAGTGGCGGCGGGGGCTGATGCTGGCCCTGCCCGCGCTGCTGGCCATCCCGGTGGGAGCGTTCGTCGCCCGCTCAGTGCCGGGACCCTTGCTGCTCCTGCTGATCGGCTCCCTCGTGCTCGTCGCCCTGGCGCTGGTGCAGCTGAGCCCCCGAGCCCGGGTGCTGAGGGGACGAGGAGGTGCCGCCACCGCGGGCGCGGCGAGCGGGTTCATGAACGTCACGGCCGGGGTCGGGGGTCCGGCGATGGTGCTGTACGCGGTCAGCACCGCCTGGGAGCACCGGCGGTTCGTGGCGACCTTCCAGTTCTACTCGGTGATCGTCAACCTGGCCTCGTTGCTGTCGAAGGGCGCGCCCGACCTGCCGGGACCCGCGCTGGCGGTCTCGCTCGCAGCCCTGGCCCTCGGGCTCGCCGGGGGTGAGCTGCTCTCCCGCCGGGTCCCGGCCGAGCGCGCCAGCCGGGCCGTCATGGTCCTCGCGCTCGGCGGAGCGGCAGCCACGGTCGTGAAGGGGCTCGCGACGCTCTGA
- a CDS encoding NAD-dependent succinate-semialdehyde dehydrogenase, translated as MSTLAAHLVDGRWESPDETIEVVNPADGSVAGHCAWGTPEDAVRAADAAARAQEGWAALPARTRGDLLRAAADLLTERADEIARLLAVEAGKRLPEAQGEVAFSAEYFRWFAEQARRPEGEVIPPEAAGRRHLTIRRPVGVVASLTPWNFPCSIQARKLAPALAAGCAVVARVSEKAPLAVTEMFRCLVDAGVPAGVLNLVHGPAREVTQSLLGHASVRAVSFTGSTEVGREIMATASRRVVRPLLELGGDAAFIVFEDADLDAAVEGALLAKFRNTGQSCIAANRFVVHESVFEEFTGRLVKAVDAMTVGNGLADACPDLGPVIDRSRVDAVTTMVDEALAGGATRLTRTFELPSAGTYAAPTLLTDVPDTAALATQEVFGPAAAVFSFRTEDEAVARANATEMGLAGYFWSRDASRLWRVAERLEVGIVGANNALPSVAFAPMGGVKQSGLGREGAAAGLEEFQDVRYLAVGV; from the coding sequence ATGAGCACGCTCGCCGCACACCTGGTCGACGGCCGCTGGGAGAGCCCTGACGAGACCATCGAGGTCGTCAACCCCGCCGACGGCTCGGTGGCCGGCCATTGCGCGTGGGGGACGCCCGAGGACGCAGTGCGCGCAGCAGACGCAGCTGCCCGCGCCCAGGAGGGCTGGGCCGCGCTGCCGGCCCGCACCCGCGGTGACCTGCTGCGGGCGGCCGCCGACCTGCTCACCGAACGCGCGGACGAGATCGCCCGACTGCTCGCCGTCGAGGCCGGCAAGCGACTGCCCGAGGCCCAGGGCGAGGTGGCGTTCTCCGCGGAGTACTTCCGCTGGTTCGCCGAGCAGGCGCGCCGCCCCGAGGGAGAGGTGATCCCGCCTGAGGCCGCCGGCCGCCGCCACCTGACGATCCGGCGACCCGTCGGGGTCGTCGCCTCGCTGACGCCATGGAACTTCCCGTGCTCGATCCAGGCACGCAAGCTCGCTCCTGCGCTCGCCGCTGGCTGCGCCGTCGTCGCGCGCGTCTCGGAGAAGGCACCGCTCGCGGTCACGGAGATGTTCCGCTGCCTCGTTGACGCCGGGGTGCCGGCCGGCGTGCTCAACCTGGTGCACGGACCGGCCCGTGAGGTGACCCAGTCCCTGCTGGGGCACGCGTCGGTGCGGGCCGTCAGCTTCACCGGGTCGACCGAGGTGGGCCGGGAGATCATGGCGACGGCATCGCGCCGGGTGGTCCGCCCGCTGCTCGAGCTCGGCGGTGACGCCGCCTTCATCGTCTTCGAGGACGCCGACCTCGACGCCGCCGTGGAGGGTGCACTGCTCGCGAAGTTCCGCAACACCGGCCAGTCGTGCATCGCCGCCAACCGGTTCGTCGTGCACGAGTCCGTCTTCGAGGAGTTCACCGGGCGCCTGGTCAAGGCCGTGGACGCGATGACGGTCGGCAACGGGCTCGCCGACGCCTGCCCCGACCTCGGCCCGGTCATCGACCGATCCCGGGTCGACGCGGTCACGACGATGGTCGACGAGGCCCTGGCGGGTGGCGCGACCCGCCTGACGCGCACCTTCGAGCTGCCTTCGGCGGGCACGTATGCCGCGCCGACCCTCCTCACGGACGTGCCCGACACCGCGGCGCTGGCGACCCAAGAGGTGTTCGGCCCCGCCGCCGCAGTCTTCTCCTTCCGCACCGAGGACGAGGCGGTTGCCCGGGCCAATGCCACCGAGATGGGACTGGCCGGATACTTCTGGTCGCGCGACGCGAGCCGGCTCTGGCGCGTGGCGGAGCGGCTCGAGGTCGGGATCGTCGGCGCGAACAACGCGCTGCCGTCGGTGGCCTTCGCCCCCATGGGCGGCGTCAAGCAGTCCGGCCTCGGGCGCGAGGGCGCGGCGGCCGGGCTCGAGGAGTTCCAGGACGTCCGCTACCTCGCTGTCGGGGTGTGA
- a CDS encoding M24 family metallopeptidase yields the protein MADAAVADTREAALARRLTALTGVARDAGVDRLVLREPATLAWLLEARVHVPQTLESACLDVVVDLGGDEPALRVVCNAIEAPRLRDTELADLPVEWDVVPWWTPRDEWLPSGPGVGVDRPAGGSVDVSAAVTALRRVLDDRQQGLLAEVSRDAAAAATRAALRLTPRVSEYAAAGTFAAELLAAGLDPVVLMVGGGERPGVHRHPLPTDAPVGERAMLVCCARRHGLIASVTRVVAFGRLDAERHDSYRGLLEVERAFLDASRPGTRLGEAFSAGTAAYADHGFAADEWHHHHQGGLSGFTPRDFPAHAGSDDELATGSVVAWNPSADGLKVEDTAVVRADGPEVLVHDPDWPSLQVGGRSRPDVLVR from the coding sequence ATGGCTGATGCAGCCGTGGCCGACACCCGCGAGGCGGCACTGGCTCGCCGGCTCACCGCCCTCACCGGCGTGGCGCGCGACGCCGGCGTGGACCGACTCGTGCTGCGCGAGCCCGCCACCCTCGCGTGGCTGCTCGAGGCCCGGGTGCACGTGCCGCAGACCCTGGAGAGCGCCTGCCTCGACGTGGTGGTCGACCTCGGTGGTGACGAACCGGCCCTGCGCGTGGTGTGCAACGCCATCGAGGCGCCCCGCCTGCGCGACACCGAGCTCGCGGACCTGCCGGTCGAGTGGGACGTCGTCCCGTGGTGGACCCCGCGCGACGAGTGGCTGCCGTCTGGGCCGGGTGTGGGCGTCGACCGGCCGGCCGGTGGGTCGGTGGACGTCTCCGCGGCGGTCACCGCCCTCCGGCGCGTCCTCGACGACCGCCAGCAGGGCCTGCTCGCCGAGGTCAGCCGCGACGCTGCCGCTGCGGCCACCCGTGCCGCGCTCCGGCTCACGCCCCGGGTGAGCGAGTATGCCGCCGCGGGCACCTTCGCGGCTGAGCTGCTCGCCGCGGGCCTTGACCCGGTCGTGCTCATGGTCGGCGGCGGTGAGCGCCCCGGCGTGCACCGCCACCCGCTCCCGACGGACGCCCCGGTCGGGGAGCGGGCGATGCTCGTCTGCTGCGCCCGTCGGCACGGGCTCATCGCCAGCGTGACCCGCGTCGTCGCCTTCGGCCGCCTCGACGCCGAGCGGCACGACAGCTACCGCGGCCTCCTCGAGGTCGAGCGCGCGTTCCTCGACGCCAGCCGACCCGGCACCCGGCTCGGCGAGGCGTTCTCCGCCGGCACCGCGGCATACGCGGACCACGGCTTCGCCGCGGACGAGTGGCACCACCACCACCAGGGCGGGCTGTCCGGCTTCACGCCGCGCGACTTCCCCGCCCACGCCGGGTCGGACGACGAGCTCGCCACCGGGTCGGTCGTGGCCTGGAACCCGAGCGCCGACGGACTCAAGGTCGAGGACACCGCTGTCGTGCGGGCCGACGGCCCCGAGGTGCTCGTGCACGACCCCGACTGGCCGTCCCTGCAAGTCGGCGGCCGCAGCCGCCCGGACGTCCTGGTCCGCTGA
- a CDS encoding glycoside hydrolase family 31 protein, producing the protein MSDTLLLRRVTSVRSETDAAVLTVDALPGVQLGVMPGWLTGEPLLEQGVEVEMPNLPDLELPPTDVTAYELRVTAPAPAVLRVTLAPAGHGVLGDDGTWLGIVTDPAPAPAAPVVEEGVEEVVVRSGSLRLRVGRAPFTLTLEDDATGAVLLRSAHRLRQVAGLMMAPTALADADGLALNLELGTDEDVLGFGEQFSRLVKNGQRLTLRSEDACGTGTGLSYKPVPVWHSTTGYTGFLNTGAVVTADVGHTRPSVLGLTVADEAVDLYLIGGGAPKERLTAYTALTGRPEVPPLWAFGYWMGRCRYHSREEMLEVARTMHQQGVPVDVLHCDPDWLVVDRLNCDFIWNESRFGDRREFVEALAAEGVRLSVWELPYLDPASPRFAEAEEKGFLVRRTDGSLVGIQKTPTPDGRMRALVDFTNPDAVAWWQGMHEAFLDDGVAVFKTDFGEALPDDVALFDGTPANHAHNTYPLRYNGAVSEAIRRHTGRAPLVWGRSGWAGSQRYPGQWGGDAESTVAGMQATVRGGLSYAMSAPGFWSHDIGGFFGPELTPGLYVRWTQMGALSPLMRAHGLRPREPWAFGDDALAAARRWVRLRYELLPTLWQVAHQSAGAGWPVMRPLGLEFPDDRVAQSVDDAFLVGSDLLVVPVFDDGTAPVRRRFYVPEGRWHDLLDGTLYEGPGYREAVAGLDTMPVLVRDGAVIPRVDVDDSVGRTDDLVGRPWTLHVYGGPDDLAVTVTGFDGSETRVRISGDEVAAEGTQPVAGVVRHG; encoded by the coding sequence CGACCTCGAGCTGCCCCCGACAGACGTGACCGCCTACGAGCTGCGGGTCACCGCACCCGCACCGGCCGTCCTGCGCGTCACCCTCGCACCGGCCGGGCACGGCGTGCTCGGTGACGACGGCACCTGGCTGGGCATCGTCACCGACCCCGCCCCGGCACCTGCGGCGCCCGTCGTGGAGGAGGGCGTCGAGGAGGTCGTCGTGCGCAGCGGCTCGCTGCGGCTGCGTGTCGGGCGGGCTCCCTTCACGCTGACGCTCGAGGACGACGCGACCGGCGCGGTGCTGCTGCGCTCGGCCCACCGACTCCGGCAGGTCGCCGGCCTGATGATGGCCCCCACCGCACTCGCCGACGCTGACGGCCTCGCGCTGAACCTCGAGCTCGGCACTGACGAGGACGTGCTGGGTTTCGGGGAGCAGTTCTCCCGCCTGGTCAAGAACGGGCAGCGCCTCACCCTGCGCAGCGAGGACGCCTGTGGCACCGGCACGGGCCTGTCCTACAAGCCGGTCCCGGTGTGGCACTCGACCACCGGGTACACCGGGTTCCTCAACACCGGTGCGGTCGTCACGGCCGACGTCGGCCACACGCGTCCGTCGGTGCTCGGCCTGACGGTCGCGGACGAGGCCGTCGACCTCTACCTCATCGGCGGTGGCGCACCCAAGGAGCGGCTCACGGCATACACCGCCCTCACCGGGCGGCCGGAGGTGCCGCCCCTGTGGGCGTTCGGCTACTGGATGGGGCGCTGCCGCTACCACTCCCGTGAGGAGATGCTCGAGGTCGCGCGGACGATGCACCAGCAGGGCGTGCCCGTCGACGTGCTGCACTGCGACCCCGACTGGCTCGTGGTGGACCGGCTCAACTGCGACTTCATCTGGAACGAGTCCCGTTTCGGCGACCGCCGCGAGTTCGTCGAGGCCCTCGCCGCGGAGGGGGTTCGGCTGTCGGTGTGGGAGCTGCCCTACCTCGACCCCGCCAGCCCGCGCTTCGCCGAGGCCGAGGAGAAGGGCTTCCTGGTGCGCCGCACCGACGGCAGCCTCGTCGGCATCCAGAAGACCCCCACGCCGGACGGGCGGATGCGGGCGCTGGTCGACTTCACCAACCCCGACGCGGTGGCCTGGTGGCAGGGGATGCACGAGGCCTTCCTCGACGACGGCGTCGCCGTCTTCAAGACCGACTTCGGCGAGGCGCTGCCCGATGACGTCGCCCTCTTCGACGGCACCCCGGCCAACCACGCCCACAACACCTACCCCCTGCGCTACAACGGCGCGGTCAGCGAGGCGATCCGCCGCCACACCGGGCGCGCGCCGCTCGTGTGGGGCCGCAGCGGCTGGGCGGGCTCCCAGCGCTACCCCGGCCAGTGGGGCGGGGATGCGGAGTCGACCGTGGCGGGCATGCAGGCGACCGTCCGCGGCGGCCTGTCGTATGCCATGAGCGCACCGGGCTTCTGGAGCCACGACATCGGCGGCTTCTTCGGACCCGAGCTCACCCCCGGGCTCTACGTCCGCTGGACGCAGATGGGCGCCCTCTCCCCGCTGATGCGCGCCCACGGGCTGCGCCCCCGTGAGCCGTGGGCCTTCGGCGACGACGCGCTCGCGGCGGCCCGGCGCTGGGTCCGCCTGCGCTACGAGCTGCTGCCGACCCTCTGGCAGGTGGCGCACCAGTCCGCCGGCGCCGGCTGGCCGGTGATGCGGCCGCTGGGCCTGGAGTTCCCCGACGACCGCGTGGCGCAGTCGGTCGACGACGCGTTCCTCGTCGGCTCCGACCTGCTCGTGGTGCCCGTCTTCGACGACGGCACCGCCCCCGTCCGCCGGCGCTTCTACGTGCCCGAGGGCCGGTGGCACGACCTCCTCGACGGCACCCTGTACGAGGGACCCGGCTATCGCGAGGCCGTCGCCGGCCTGGACACGATGCCGGTGCTCGTCCGCGACGGGGCCGTCATCCCCCGCGTCGACGTCGACGACTCGGTCGGGCGCACCGACGACCTGGTCGGCCGGCCGTGGACCCTGCACGTCTACGGCGGTCCCGACGACCTCGCCGTCACCGTGACCGGTTTCGACGGCTCCGAGACCAGGGTCCGGATCAGCGGCGACGAGGTCGCTGCCGAGGGGACCCAGCCGGTGGCGGGCGTGGTGCGGCATGGCTGA